A window from Musa acuminata AAA Group cultivar baxijiao chromosome BXJ3-10, Cavendish_Baxijiao_AAA, whole genome shotgun sequence encodes these proteins:
- the LOC135650494 gene encoding uncharacterized protein LOC135650494, producing the protein MYLRKPRASSAEKALSYQEQQTKINEVRCLLGQLAERLPNFCSDASILRYLRARNWDVQKSGKMLKETLKWRLECKPETIRWEDVVHEAETGKIYRANYLDKYGRAVLVMRPGFQNTSSAKGQIKYLVYCMENAILNLAADQEQMVWLIDFQGWTMASTSVKATRETARVLQDYYPERLALGILYNPPRIFESFSKVVKPFVDQKTYKKVKFVYSDDAESQKIMTDLFDIDKLESAFGGHNQDGFDISSYAEQMKEDDKKMSDFLNSGGSVLSKEPSLLSILQKPEPSTSEALSQGSSDSFSSGDEESPRSLHVKNSNQNLNAPQVNRSDSGAAKSEAQHELMIQMRESA; encoded by the exons ATGTATCTAAGAAAACCAAGAGCTAGCAGTGCAGAGAAAGCCTTGTCATACCAAGAACAGCAAACGAAG ATAAATGAAGTCCGATGTCTCTTGGGTCAATTGGCAGAAAGGCTGCCAAATTTCTGTTCAGATGCTTCAATACTGCGGTATCTCCGAGCAAGAAATTGGGATGTTCAGAAGTCAGGTAAAATGCTGAAGGAAACTCTAAAGTGGAGATTGGAATGTAAACCGGAAACCATCCGCTGG GAAGATGTTGTCCATGAGGCTGAGACAGGAAAAATCTACAGAGCTAATTATCTTGATAAGTATGGAAGAGCAGTTCTTGTAATGAGGCCTGGATTTCAG AATACTAGCTCAGCCAAAGGGCAGATCAAGTACCTGGTGTACTGCATGGAGAATGCCATCTTGAACTTGGCAGCAGATCAAGAACAGATGGTGTGGCTTATTGATTTCCAGGGCTGGACCATGGCAAGCACATCGGTGAAGGCGACCCGTGAAACAGCTCGTGTGTTGCAGGATTATTACCCCGAAAGACTGGCTCTAGGAATCCTCTACAACCCCCCAAGAATCTTCGAATCCTTTTCGAAG GTAGTGAAGCCATTTGTGGACCAGAAGACATACAAAAAGGTTAAATTTGTTTACTCGGATGATGCAGAAAGCCAGAAGATTATGACAGACCTCTTCGACATCGATAAGCTGGAATCTGCGTTTGGGGGTCATAATCAAGATGGATTTGATATCAGCAGTTATGCTGAACAAATGAAAGAGGATGACAAGAAGATGTCTGATTTCCTCAACTCAGGAGGTTCTGTGCTCTCCAAAGAACCATCCCTTTTGTCCATTCTCCAGAAACCAGAGCCCTCGACATCTGAAGCCCTGTCACAGGGCTCATCAGATTCGTTTTCCTCGGGTGATGAGGAATCTCCCAGGTCACttcatgtcaaaaactcaaaccaAAATTTGAATGCACCGCAGGTGAACCGCAGTGACAGTGGAGCTGCTAAATCAGAAGCTCAACACGagctgatgattcaaatgagggaGTCTGCTTAA
- the LOC104000034 gene encoding protein PHYTOCHROME KINASE SUBSTRATE 4-like — MERRSGRASFNGSLYPMTHLGEPLASSYLGHETPRATHDHRIGRRVDGTELNVFDAERYFREGDDAAAKQTGRHEFTASSVDGFERNGHGRSDSCLDTPTASSEASWNSKSGLLYKPQDSAAVTLRASPVRDPRRPRASGSRWLFCRSCPCSGEKSVDVEERHFETKSPARSSMESDATITAKKQSYRTGEVRLSSIPERVAAEEPKNEFDVEEVTKVKITPGNWGKDRSFFHVANRFSPEKTIPTEIGHRIMNPGKSLTDSSGFSFPILCPPSSNLAEEPPRDSLEVFRPTDESTKMTKKPSEFQRRATVLPFPAERDSPSFTYPASPKPQPEDDAASDESSDLFEIQSLSTQMTYRHRDSLDELEGRRFVGNGAAAGILQLRRSLEGAAAPSIAPSECYQPSEASVEWSVTTAEGFDHASAANFSSAASNYDEFRFIEEEHNRFAAAMGGEPAGPRRKANGLLDCRSEKAVSVGPSPVRIRPPVDPDVVPRVTKMGRAQERLGRPVQKH, encoded by the coding sequence ATGGAGAGGCGCAGCGGAAGAGCAAGCTTCAACGGCAGCCTCTACCCAATGACCCACCTCGGTGAGCCCCTCGCCTCCTCGTACCTTGGACACGAAACTCCCCGCGCCACCCACGATCACCGCATCGGCCGCCGTGTCGATGGCACCGAGCTCAACGTCTTCGACGCGGAGCGGTACTTCCGCGAGGGAGACGATGCGGCCGCCAAACAGACCGGTAGGCATGAGTTCACGGCCTCCTCCGTCGACGGCTTCGAGCGGAACGGCCACGGCCGGAGTGATTCGTGCCTGGACACGCCGACCGCGTCCTCCGAGGCTAGCTGGAACAGCAAATCCGGCCTCCTCTACAAGCCGCAGGATTCTGCAGCGGTCACCTTGAGAGCGTCCCCCGTAAGAGATCCGAGGAGGCCGCGGGCCTCCGGCTCCCGCTGGCTCTTCTGTCGCAGCTGCCCCTGCTCCGGGGAGAAGTCCGTCGACGTCGAGGAGAGGCACTTCGAAACGAAGAGCCCGGCTCGCTCGTCTATGGAGTCGGATGCCACTATAACCGCGAAGAAACAGAGCTATCGAACAGGGGAGGTGCGTCTCAGTAGCATCCCAGAGAGAGTGGCGGCCGAAGAACCCAAGAATGAATTCGATGTCGAGGAAGTGACGAAGGTGAAGATTACTCCGGGAAACTGGGGTAAAGATCGGAGCTTTTTCCACGTTGCGAATCGGTTTTCGCCGGAAAAGACCATTCCGACCGAAATTGGCCACCGTATAATGAACCCCGGGAAGTCGTTGACTGACTCATCCGGCTTCTCCTTCCCGATCCTCTGTCCACCATCCTCGAACCTCGCCGAAGAGCCACCGCGGGATTCGCTGGAAGTCTTCCGACCAACCGATGAGTCGACGAAGATGACGAAGAAACCGTCGGAGTTCCAACGGCGTGCGACGGTGCTGCCGTTTCCTGCCGAGCGAGACAGCCCCAGCTTCACCTACCCGGCGAGCCCAAAGCCTCAGCCGGAGGATGACGCGGCGAGCGACGAAAGCTCGGACCTTTTCGAGATCCAGAGCCTGTCGACCCAGATGACGTACCGCCACCGTGATTCCCTCGACGAGCTCGAAGGACGCCGCTTCGTTGGCAACGGCGCGGCTGCCGGGATCCTCCAGCTCCGTCGGAGCCTCGAGGGGGCGGCAGCGCCATCCATCGCCCCGAGCGAGTGCTACCAGCCCAGCGAGGCGAGCGTCGAGTGGAGCGTCACGACCGCCGAGGGGTTCGACCACGCGAGCGCCGCAAACTTCTCCAGCGCTGCCTCCAACTACGACGAGTTCCGCTTCATCGAGGAGGAGCACAACCGGTTCGCGGCGGCGATGGGCGGCGAGCCCGCGGGACCGCGGCGGAAAGCGAACGGGCTTCTGGACTGCCGTAGCGAGAAAGCCGTCAGCGTCGGCCCAAGCCCGGTTCGTATTCGGCCTCCGGTCGACCCGGACGTCGTGCCGCGGGTAACCAAGATGGGGAGAGCGCAAGAACGTCTGGGCCGCCCGGTTCAGAAACATTAG
- the LOC135650736 gene encoding non-specific lipid transfer protein GPI-anchored 12-like isoform X1 → MSNTRWVVVSFSVFLSLLHGPLSQRSAPAPPPALDCTGAMMNLSACLTYAEAGSNLTRPAKGCCRGLASVVGTEPVCLCQLICDNDVFGVEIDTTKALALPTACRVDAPPATLCAVLGAPIASPSPSSGDPEEPGMAEVFFFLYVDILEFMLESPAGSSSSLETETPATAPPNSHNSSSRYGTTGLAFLILLSFVDVILASLHA, encoded by the exons ATGTCGAACACACGATGGGTCGTGGTCTCGTTCTCGGTGTTCCTCTCTCTGCTCCATGGCCCGCTATCCCAGAGGTCGGCACCAGCCCCGCCGCCCGCGCTCGACTGCACCGGCGCCATGATGAACTTGTCGGCGTGCTTGACGTACGCGGAAGCCGGCAGCAACCTGACCCGCCCTGCCAAGGGGTGCTGCCGTGGCCTCGCCAGCGTCGTGGGCACGGAGCCGGTCTGCCTCTGCCAGCTGATCTGTGACAACGATGTGTTCGGCGTGGAGATCGACACTACCAAGGCCCTCGCGCTCCCCACTGCCTGCCGCGTTGACGCGCCGCCGGCGACCCTGTGCGCAG TTCTTGGAGCTCCAATTGCAAGTCCGTCACCATCAAGTGGAGATCCAGAAGAACCAGGTATGGCtgaagtcttcttcttcttgtacgTAGACATACTTGAGTTTATGTTAGAATCTCCAGCAGGATCCAGTTCATCGCTGGAAACAGAGACGCCAGCCACCGCACCACCGAACAGCCACAACAGCAGTTCGAGATACGGGACGACCGGTTTGGCGTTTCTCATTCTTCTGTCTTTTGTTGATGTGATCCTTGCAAGTCTACATGCGTAG
- the LOC135650736 gene encoding non-specific lipid transfer protein GPI-anchored 11-like isoform X2: MSNTRWVVVSFSVFLSLLHGPLSQRSAPAPPPALDCTGAMMNLSACLTYAEAGSNLTRPAKGCCRGLASVVGTEPVCLCQLICDNDVFGVEIDTTKALALPTACRVDAPPATLCAVLGAPIASPSPSSGDPEEPGSSSSLETETPATAPPNSHNSSSRYGTTGLAFLILLSFVDVILASLHA, encoded by the exons ATGTCGAACACACGATGGGTCGTGGTCTCGTTCTCGGTGTTCCTCTCTCTGCTCCATGGCCCGCTATCCCAGAGGTCGGCACCAGCCCCGCCGCCCGCGCTCGACTGCACCGGCGCCATGATGAACTTGTCGGCGTGCTTGACGTACGCGGAAGCCGGCAGCAACCTGACCCGCCCTGCCAAGGGGTGCTGCCGTGGCCTCGCCAGCGTCGTGGGCACGGAGCCGGTCTGCCTCTGCCAGCTGATCTGTGACAACGATGTGTTCGGCGTGGAGATCGACACTACCAAGGCCCTCGCGCTCCCCACTGCCTGCCGCGTTGACGCGCCGCCGGCGACCCTGTGCGCAG TTCTTGGAGCTCCAATTGCAAGTCCGTCACCATCAAGTGGAGATCCAGAAGAACCAG GATCCAGTTCATCGCTGGAAACAGAGACGCCAGCCACCGCACCACCGAACAGCCACAACAGCAGTTCGAGATACGGGACGACCGGTTTGGCGTTTCTCATTCTTCTGTCTTTTGTTGATGTGATCCTTGCAAGTCTACATGCGTAG